The genomic DNA tctCTCTTTAACACAATGGGGACGAAAAATATAATCCCGTCTCTAACCCCATTTATCTAGCGGATAAAAATCTTTACCCCACCCGAATTAAATCTCTACTTTCACTTATCCTAACTATGGATTTTGATGGTTTCCCTAGTCAACTTAAACAAACTCATCAATTATTCGAAAGAGGTCAAAGAGTTAATACGTTTAACTATATTGTTTGCAATAACTTAGGTTTACATTAATGCATTgaaatttccttttataatCTCATTAGAATCGAGACTCAACATTTCTAGCGACAATATTTCCTTCATAACTAGGATAGGCAAATAACAACTGATCCTCTAATTCTTCTATCAACGTTGTAACATTCATCCATTTCAATATATTCTGATTCTTTCACTAAGATAGTAAATTGCAAgtcaaataaaaactaattctGCAATCTTGAGATGCAAGATCTTCCCATCATTTCACATATTATCTCAAATTACATCCCAACTACAAAATAACAACGAATCATCCCATTGATGAGGTTAAGGATCTATATCAAATGAGAAAAAACTAACCACGTTGCAGCACCAGATACCCTTGAGAAGAACTAaggaagaaacagaaaaatgaGCTAGAACTGATAGGTACTATACCCTTACTTGGTCTAGATGCAgaacttttatttgtttgatccTGCTGTTGAGGAGTCTGAAACCTTTTCACGCTGAACTGCTCGAGGAACAAACGTTAACCCTCGAGTGTGCCTTCGGCCAAAGCTGACTGATGATGGAGTTGAGTCCGAAGTACTTAGTTTAGATACTCCCAAAATGAGGCCATCCATAGTTTCATTCTCGACTTCCATTTTGGAAGTTTCTTCCCTTGGTTGAAGAACTTGTTTTCGATATAATTTCTGTCTTTGTTTCTTAGAAGGAGGAGCCTTCTTAAAGAATTCAAATGAAGCAGAAAACTTATGCTTGTCCACTAGATGCTGCTGCCTGCTTTTGTAGCTCTTGAACTTCAAACCACAACCTTCCACCAGGCATTCATACTGTGAAATATTTCAAGTTACATCAATCAGTAGCATATTTCAAGTGAAATGATAATATAATCTAAAAAAGAGATGGGGTTTATGACTTATCCTTTCATTCTATTGCTACAATGCTACTCTTATTCTGTTTCAGTGTTCTTCTCGACCAAgaatttggaaaagaaatcaaGTTTACAATTATACTAGTAGGTCAGTCCCCCAGAAAACTAAAGCTCCGATCCCTCCCCACTAACAATGATCAAAAGCTTCATGCTCAAGTCTGTTGTCCTAAACATACAGAGCAATAACAATATATGAACTATTGAAACTTCAACGTGGACCTCAAAGCCCCAACTCGATAAAAAGGACAATGTGAAGCATAAGTAATTCCCTGTATTATCTACAGATCAGTACAGATGCAGAACAGAAATATATAGGATAACAAGTTCGAAGTTATATACCATGTCATAGCCACGAGCAACTTTGGCTTGAAAGAACGAGTCGTGTGCCTCAGACACATGCAGACTAAGCAGTCGTGATGTTGGATATACTCTTGGGCAAACTGAACAAGAGGCAGTATGCCGTGAATTGTAGTGATCTTCAAAGTCATCCAGCGATTTCAAGTGCGCACCACAACCGACTATTGGGCAAAAGATTTTCCTATACAGATTACAATGACAAATTCCAATAATAAAACACTGGAAACTCGAGAATGGACTGTTGATGAtacattgaaaataaagaacgAAATACTGAAATAGTCAACACAAACCATTGGTTCCAACTTGGCTATGAATTTTCCTCTCGGAATTTGTGACCAATCCAATTAATTTGAACTTCTAAAGAGTTCATGAGACTTGTTAACATCTAAAGTCATGATATATGAGCAGATAGCAAACTAAAGCTTTACCTGCCGACATCAACTACCATATTATGAAGCTGGAGCTTTTCATCTTCGGTTAAATCCAAGGCAACCTTCAAAATTATAcgaaaaacaagaagaaacgGAATATCATGAGCGTCAATAGTGGGGATTAGAATGAAAACCGCGCAAGTCAACAAACAGAAAACTCAAAACCTAGCAAGCTACAGtatcaatcaaacaaacataCTCATAATCATGCTATGACAAGAGTTGATTTCATGAATACAGTATAAAATCCGCAACAAATAAACGCATACAGGAGAGAGCCACAAAAACCTGTTTGGCTAAGATTTCGCGCTCGGCATTTCCAGAGGCGAAGAAGGGAGAATCAGGGTCGAACCTCCGTTGGAAAGGCTTCCAGTACGGAAACTCCGATTGTGCTTCAACTTCCATGGTACCGTTGCAAGAAGGAAGATTCTTTCAATTTGGTTTGAAGTTGAACCGCTGAAGGCCAAAGTGTGACGCTAATCaaccttcaaatttcaatCGTCGAAATCTCCTGATCGGGATCCGACCCGCCGCACTCCGGGTTAGACCCATCCAGCAATATATCCGATTCAAAttctgtaattattttatttttattattattataaattggTAATTGGATGAATatctcaaatcaaatcaaatcaactcAAATGTATTAATTGAGTGATCACGGGTGAATTTGACAAGATTTTTTTTGGCTCATAGTTTTCACCCAATAACGCCACTTGTTGTCGTTCGTCGTTCAATGGTGTTCCAGTAGCACCATAGCCAACTCCGATAGCCTCGACTTCAGCTTCTACTAGAGCAAGATGACCTACGTAAGGCTGGAACACTGGAGTTTACAATAC from Cucurbita pepo subsp. pepo cultivar mu-cu-16 unplaced genomic scaffold, ASM280686v2 Cp4.1_scaffold002044, whole genome shotgun sequence includes the following:
- the LOC111786579 gene encoding zinc finger protein 511-like; its protein translation is MEVEAQSEFPYWKPFQRRFDPDSPFFASGNAEREILAKQVALDLTEDEKLQLHNMVVDVGRKIFCPIVGCGAHLKSLDDFEDHYNSRHTASCSVCPRVYPTSRLLSLHVSEAHDSFFQAKVARGYDMYECLVEGCGLKFKSYKSRQQHLVDKHKFSASFEFFKKAPPSKKQRQKLYRKQVLQPREETSKMEVENETMDGLILGVSKLSTSDSTPSSVSFGRRHTRGLTFVPRAVQREKVSDSSTAGSNK